TCCGATTGCCACAATGTTTCCCACAGCCACATTTGCTCCAGCATTCTTTAATAAATTTCCTCTTCAAATGTCCTTTACATGGTTCTAAACAGCCATCATTCTTTGATGTTTCAAGTGGGCATTCTTTGCAATAGGTAAAACTTTGAGTGCGGCTGTTGGCAATACACTCTTCCAAGAACTCTTCCTTTACTACACCTTGTGCAGTATAAGCAAAATCCCCTCCAGTTTTATTTGCACAAGAACATGGTTTAGATGATAAGACACAATTGCCCATACAAGTAGAACAACAATCTTTGTTCCCAATACGTGATAGAGAAATATTAACATATGCATCTTGGAACACCGTGTTTTGGGGCATGTAGTGAAACAAAGGCGGCTTATCATTAGTAGAATTATTCAACCATggaattttcactttttcttctcCCTTTGTTATGTCATCTGGGTCACTTGGGGAGGGTAGAGAAACAGGAACTTGAGATGCAACCGAGGCTTCATCTTCAGCATTTTCGTTCCTGCATTGTGATGCCATTGCGTTGCTGTCATCTTGCTCTCCGGCACTTAGAGGTTCTTTAGAATGAAAGTATGTCAAAAGAAAACTGATCAGACAATCATTAATACAGAGACGAATGCAGGGTTAACAATACAATGccaagaagaaaaataaatggCACAAAAGTAACATTTTTTGTATAAGACCAAAAAGAGATTATTCTGATGCAAAAGCAAACAGAAAATATCTTAAGGCAGGCTTTAAGGAAATGCAGAAGTATGCAAAAGGAGACTTGCAAATATAACATAAGTCAAGGAATCACGTGGTGGGATGCCATATAATGCTAGAATTTAAAGGATAAAAAAATCAATCAGTTCCAAAATTTGAACATTGAGTTTTGCTGAAAAAAATCATGTATTTTTTCTTATTGGATTTAACAGAAATTAACAGAAGAGCAAAAGTTGCCAGGTAGATGTTACGCCGCAcccacaaaaaaagaaaagatagaaACTTCTTTTCAAGGCATAGTCAGCTGATTACCAGGAAAAACCATTGAAATGGGAACCTCATAATCTGCCTCTTCATCGACAGGCTCTTCCTTGGGGGTGATAAAAGGATAAGGATGGGGCGTCTTGGTTTTTGGCGATGGAGAGGTTCCTGGTTCAACAGCCCGTTCTTTAGATGGACTTCTGTCAGATATAGATTTTCTCCTTCTTGAAGTATCTAGAGGTGAGATAGGCTTCTTTCCCTTGTCAGCAAGGGCATTTCTTCTGGATAACACGGATGGGCTTTGAGGCTGCAGTTCGGAACCACTTTCAGGTACTGTGCCAGGTCTTGGTTTAGGTGATGTCAATGGAGAGGAGGCAGGTGAACTAGGGCTACCGCGTGATTTCAATGGAGAGGCGGCAGGTGATCTTGGGCTACCGCCACTAGTCGGAAGGCGTGATTTCAATGGAGAACCGGGTGAACTTGGGCTACCGCCACTAGTTGGAAGGCGTGATTTCACTGGAGAGACAACTAAACTTGGGCTATCGCCACTAGTCGGAAGGCGTAAAATTTGACCATCCTGGCCTCTTAAACGCAACCTCTTCAAAGGTCGCACTTGCTGTACTGGCGCAGGAGCTTCAGCCTCAATCCCTCCTTCctatatatttgaaaaaatataatatagaatTAAAAGTAATAAAGAAACATAGAAAAAACTAACATTCTTATATAATAACAATGAACAAGCATTGTGCATGTGAGAAATGAGAGTACATTTCATTGAATAGACAAAGCAAAAAGAAATAGATGTTAATGCAGGAAATAGTATAGACCTGATTATCTTCTTCTTCGAAAATAGCATCGACAAGAGCCCTATAATTCTCTTCTTCAATAAGCTCCCAGTTTCCTTCATACAATTTAATCAGTTTCTTTAAAACTGGTTTGACTTTGGATTCATGAATTCCAAGGTTGGTCATTGCGCGGAAAGCCGCTATAACTTTCGGATTGGGTGGTGCCATTTATGATCAATCAGTCAACAGACGCTACcaaattcaacaaaatcacaacaatatttcaataatttccgagatgaaacaaaaacaaaatgcagTATATGATTAGAAATCACAGATATCAGTTACCCTTACCGAACGACGTTTCGACTGAAGTCAATCTTGATTCTTGAACACGATCTTAACAGCGATGATTAATGCAACAATTGAAACCTAGAAACGAgtaagaacaaaagaaaaacgtaAACTAATAATCAGAGAACGGGAAGCGTAAAGTAATCGGCGGAGAACGGAAAGTGAGAAAATGTGAAAATTGAAGTGAAAGCAAGAAAGGGAAGATAAAGAGACGGAACAGTAGAGAAAACATTGAACCAGTGAGAATCGAAGAACAAGACAATGTGGTTGAGAAGCAAGACGAGGGTTTAGAATGTCTTGAGTTTTCAATTATTTGTAAACAAAGGGGAATGGAGGGAATTAGTTTGAGAGAAATGGTTTTACCTGAATTGACAGTGTCGTTTGCATTCACAACAGAATCACTTCTCGGTGCTGGGTTTTACAGAGAAGAGAAATGTCTTATAACAGTAATAAAAAGAATCACTTCCAACGGACGCGCGTCTTTCTCACGCTCCCTTCAAATATTAGTGGAGCCATTGTTTAGTGGTGGGTGGGTCATGGGTGGGTCCGTTTCTGATTGTGGTAATAATGTAATATATTTGTTAAAAATATGTATATTTAATGAAATCTAAAATGATTAGTATCATAAAATTTAATGACTGTCTAAGCTGTTTTACACTATTATtaagaattaattttaaaaaaaattatttattttttaattcagatataaattatatttttttaaaagatgtgATGTACTGACCGTGTGTAAAAGATGTGATGTACTGACCGAGGTAACTTAAATGTTTCCAGTCGTGTCTTCTGTCTTAATTTCTCTGATCGAACCCAATTCTCCCCAATAAAAATGGGTCTGATTTTGGCTTTTAGGTCTTTAGTGAGATACTCTGCCTAGACATGAAAATATAACTCCTACATGTGGAGACTCATTCGAAACTCTCCTTCGGGTTGAGATTCGGGTTTGGGGTTTTCCCCAATTATATAATATGGGGACGAGTCAAATAATAGGGACACTAATACCCatcatttttatttagttttgacaatttagaatattaaatatattttgatattttgatttgtggTTTATTATTCCAAAATTTTGAAAGGTATAtatggaattttttttattattttatttattatttgtaatgTAATTTGATATTCGAAATAAGGaatatttctatttaaaaaaacttattccACTGTATGGATGAGGATTCAAATTTAAATATGAGAGAGGTATAAACTGTCTCCACTCTATTCTATTGTCATGCCTAACTCTATAGGTTCATCcgtttatcctttttttttctcCATCTTTCAACCAAAATATTCATaagtatataaaatattattgttctggactgggccaaggttaggcccaacatagtttcggcccagtaaacctcagaggcccacgttcctcgGTGACCCTCCTCTGTGCCTAGGATGCCCACCTTAGTCATGCTCGGCAAGACCGTATCCACGGACCATGTGGCACCCGGCATGATCGTGTGCTCCCCGCGAGCCGACGCCCGGCACTAGCATTCCCCACGAGCACCTTCGTTACCGAGGAACCTGCTCCGcgtagggctccttcatatccaaccctccgaacaacacagattccacgtggctcctaaaagaccgcgtctcccttgaacttcagagcggttaaccaggacagagggcatgcacgcacctccgatatttccgctcgggaaacctggcagtctcctagttgggcttgggaatccaacccaatagcgagatcatggcccagcgctgggggctataaataccctatttgactagagggtcaggtattcacttctttctaacctttagctagtacttgcactcctttgctcgtcttctcactttggcatcggagtaccttgcaggtacacccccctcctccttcctagaagatccagtccgagcagcctacgacgattcttctgatcaggtacgatcaattaTCAATGCATAACTATCAATATAATTCTTAATTAAGCATATATCTGATGATTTTCAGTATCAATTAAGCAAATGACACTGACAAATATATAATTTACATGCTTATTAAAAAGAATACACTTTCAATTCCTTGAGTAAGGAGAGATGGATTAAGACACTCAGAGTCCAACAAAGATAACACCATTAGTGAATCCATAAGTACGAAGTGGAAACATGTTGAAAAGAGAGATAGGAGCACAATGGAAGACATGTACTACTACACCATCACCATAAATGGGACATCATTGTTGATGAAGAGTGTGATATAGTCTGTAGTGAATTCAACAGGATTGAAGAGAAGAAAGATAGAGGTTGCTTAGGCTTTTGTGTGGCTTAATTAGAAGAGAAGACAAAGGGAGAAAATGAAATTATTAGGGTAAGAATatgtaaaataaaaactaaaacaaaaagagGGAGTTTAAAAAGTGAGGTACTAAATCAGACATTGTATTATCCACAAAACTATGAATCATAAAGATGGTGTCACTGTGGTAAATTTTAATGAAattgttaaattttaaaatattttctttgtttgCTTGCAGTGTAGTATAAAAATTTCAAGAACATTTGAATGAAATTGTTAAACtttatgttgtgaattcaatgccaagaacagagtataaaccaaagaagaataaaggacaaggaagaagaggaacacaataattggttacaactgctattcttttactttctcttagaacaagattacaagtttacaagaataacaaataacctctctcaccctaaattaggatttgcaacttagcaatgatgagagactagtatgctatttataataaaacctaacatactaactaatggcctttttccacaaggcccattacacaagccaacttaataaacaagctaacttaacaaattagggtttaaacactaaaacctaatttaacatgctaacaaccctaacatcttcgacacaagcatgtgaacaaccttcgacttcatgcttaaccctgtcgaaccaagaagctacccttcggccatactagagttcaatccaatatcttacaaatctccaccttggatccaactctacaacatcaagggaacaaactagctttcttcatgcaactttatcaactgcatatagtggaaaaacttgcaactcggcaatgtcttggtgatcatatcagcagcattgtcttcagtcgaaaccttcagcacttggacttctccacgctcgattactcctctgacgaaatgcagcctcacatcaatgtgcttagttcgctcatgataggctgaattcttcgacaggtgtattgcactttgtaatacggtgaactgactttttatcaatcgaaatgtcgcggttaagcaagagtcgccaccgacttttattttatccaaacaaattcggaaaggcaaaaagaaatagaaaaaaaccttttaaagaaatctaagttcggggggtaatttatgcaaagggaaggtgtaaggcaccctttgcatccatggttttccatgggctcttaattgctttgcttgctcgtttgtctttagaaaaagtagatgaaagaaaaaaagtggactttagctcgtaaatgagcgtagccagtttttgaagaattgtgagaaagaatatgaaaattgagcattgcaaggcaattaggggcaattaccttaaactcagatgataggtctctttttagcctttcagaatgaaagggtctatccttgccataagagggcaggaagcctttcgtttggaggttgaagggtcgtcgagatatcctttgcccaaagactgacccatgccatagagagacaggtagtctaagaggaaggatcagaatagcctttgtttgtaggcaaccagaagatacctcagccttattcgtgggcaacttccgagggtcgaggtcatgttagtgtatcgaaggcagcatcattttagggtctcatgaccttttatcgaggcaacatggctgaggtatcctcgtattcgagggactgactattctgcacaaaatacaaggcaacaggcaacaggcaacaggcaacagagagggttacccaaaagcgtgcgtgtgtgcaccaatcacgtgattatattcaattatattatcttgtaaatagtgatctatgttcaattcatggtttcactccctaaattactaaccacgcagtttaatataaagcaataaagggggcgggaaattgtaaccagcggatccccaatagggtttggcataagtaataaaaacagaaaatatcagggttagggtttagggttaccaatactcgtagctttggcagtcgacaaaccctgaaaattggacaaGAAAGAAGAAACAGAGGAATGAGTgcgttatcggttcgaaggcaaacACAGTTAACCttaaaaaagcaaaaagataaagaatttaaataaataaataaaaagcacttAGCTTTGTActtgatctgatagggttggcggtcggaggaaacctcggggtcaaccctgaaaaatggcaaaggcaaaagAAGAGGGTGAACGTATGCATAGTTcaagaaatataagggcaaaccctaaaatcaaaggaaacaaaatagactttgaaataaATTAATACTTAACTTTCTAttttgaaggcgcgtagtcggaaggtgcTTTAAGAGTAACCCTGAAAGACAAAGGCACAGAAAAGAGAAATACTCAGTGTAGGGACTGATCTTCGTAAACCTTGATTAGGGTACAAATTaaccatgattaatagaataaataacttcaatttaattaattattggttttccaacctaattaattaaatcgaaagaaagaaaataattttaatcaggcaaaaatattttttatgattttatgaattaaaataaaaaatatgaattatTAAAAATACGTAAATAAACTGatctaataaaatatattaattattttaaataaattaaatagtgtgagaaataaataatataatgaaTATAATTACTATAAGTAATATAAATAACATAGAATgaatattgtaaaaaaaatagaaaaaaataaatataagttTAAGGTTTTAGTAGAATAtacataaaagaaaattaaaaaattgaaaaaagaacATAACTGAATGATCATGTGTGATGCGCACAGGGGGTTCCCATGGTGGACTACCATCCTGATGCGCGTTGGATCTGATGATGGTAAGATCTGACGATTGGTAAAGCGTGACGCACCATAGTCGTGATGAGTGCGCGCACATTGGATCATCTGCAAGGCAAACTATGACGAATAATGAAAATAATAGCGTggagggtagggttcgaacccaggccctcacgcTGAATGTCCGCAAGTTTTAACCATTAGAGCTGCGCGTTGATGTTGTTAAGCGATGGAAACAAGACTAAgataaacaataatatatttcaaaaatCTGAAAGAACCGCGCGATGGTTCCTTCGTCTCCTTCCTCACGAAAACATGAAAAGAGCACATTCTATGGCCACGGTTTTGAGCGTTCTCTTAGCCCTGCAGAACCAAAAAACACTATGCAAGcaacaaaaatcaaaacaaaatccaTGGATTAACTTGCTTCAGTTTCCTGAACACGGTGATACCATTATCTCGGTACAATTCGGCCTAGCATGGGAACCCCCAATTCAGAGCTTCTAAACCCTAGTCATGGTGGAATCTCAAACATGCAACTAAACAGCAATTAAACGGTATTGAAAGTTCACAAACATCATCACGGTCAAGAATATATACTCAAACATGATTTATAACAAGCATATGAGCATAATTGAATCAAAAAATTTTATGCAAACCGTGAATGGTAGTGATGGCGATTCTGAGCACGATGGGCGATGGTGAAGGTCTGGAACGCTTCAAGGAGGGCCAATGGTCGAGTTGCAACCTTCAGAATGCTTTTAATCTCCCCCAATCTCCAAAACCGAGTttcaaatttccttgaatttCTTGAGTTTTTCTTCGATTCTTTTGCTGCAAATCCTTCTCCAAAAAACCTCCCTCACGCCTTGGACATATTATGACTATATAGTAGAGcaattaggtcaacaaaaaaTCTTGCTAAATCTTCTTGAAtccaaaattgaaattttaagaaaaattgaTTTGTAAATCTTTCTAAATATGTTCAATCTCCATCCAATTTCACTAATCTTGTTTCCAAGAATTTGATTCAAATATATTGCCCAATTAATGATTGAATATGAttggaaattaaaattaaatcaaatctctccataatttcttttaatctttgatttttattagtttttaatgaataaaattcactaaaaaatcaaataataatcaaaaATTCGTGGCATAGAGATTGGAGCTTCTAGAAGACTTGTATAGGAAGTTTGGGCCAAAAAGAGTTGAgtccatttgcaaaaatattcaaacttc
Above is a window of Vicia villosa cultivar HV-30 ecotype Madison, WI unplaced genomic scaffold, Vvil1.0 ctg.000790F_1_1, whole genome shotgun sequence DNA encoding:
- the LOC131631182 gene encoding histone-lysine N-methyltransferase SUVR4-like; this encodes MAPPNPKVIAAFRAMTNLGIHESKVKPVLKKLIKLYEGNWELIEEENYRALVDAIFEEEDNQEGGIEAEAPAPVQQVRPLKRLRLRGQDGQILRLPTSGDSPSLVVSPVKSRLPTSGGSPSSPGSPLKSRLPTSGGSPRSPAASPLKSRGSPSSPASSPLTSPKPRPGTVPESGSELQPQSPSVLSRRNALADKGKKPISPLDTSRRRKSISDRSPSKERAVEPGTSPSPKTKTPHPYPFITPKEEPVDEEADYEVPISMVFPEPLSAGEQDDSNAMASQCRNENAEDEASVASQVPVSLPSPSDPDDITKGEEKVKIPWLNNSTNDKPPLFHYMPQNTVFQDAYVNISLSRIGNKDCCSTCMGNCVLSSKPCSCANKTGGDFAYTAQGVVKEEFLEECIANSRTQSFTYCKECPLETSKNDGCLEPCKGHLKRKFIKECWSKCGCGKHCGNRIVQRGITCNLQVFLTSDGKGWGLRTLEELPKGAFVCEFVGEILTVRELHERNKARKYTLPILLDVEWGSGVVKDNQALCLYAASYGNAARFINHRCLDANLIEIPVEIESPSHHYYHFAFFTSREIKAQEELTWDYGIDFDGDDQSLELFKCKCGSRFCRNMKRTNRTVRSFAAA